One region of Skermanella mucosa genomic DNA includes:
- a CDS encoding YccF domain-containing protein translates to MNPVSLILNILWIVTGGIWMAVAWLFAAVIMAITIIGLPWARSAFNIASYTLMPFGRTAVSRDEWDGREDLGTSPLGFFGNLIWFLLAGWWLALGHVLTAIALALTIIGIPFAWAHLKLAIISLWPIGKRIVYNEELEERARAGYRVPGTL, encoded by the coding sequence ATGAACCCTGTCAGCCTGATCCTGAACATCCTGTGGATCGTCACGGGCGGCATCTGGATGGCTGTGGCCTGGCTGTTCGCCGCGGTGATCATGGCGATCACGATCATCGGCCTGCCCTGGGCCCGTTCGGCGTTCAACATCGCCAGCTATACCCTGATGCCGTTCGGGCGAACCGCCGTTTCCCGAGACGAGTGGGACGGCCGGGAAGACCTGGGCACCAGCCCGCTCGGCTTCTTCGGAAACCTGATCTGGTTCCTGCTAGCAGGCTGGTGGCTGGCCCTGGGCCATGTGCTGACCGCCATCGCATTGGCGCTGACCATCATCGGCATCCCGTTCGCCTGGGCGCACCTGAAGCTGGCGATCATCTCGCTGTGGCCGATCGGCAAGCGGATCGTCTACAACGAGGAACTCGAGGAACGCGCCCGGGCGGGCTACCGGGTGCCGGGGACCCTGTAG
- the sugE gene encoding quaternary ammonium compound efflux SMR transporter SugE, with amino-acid sequence MAWVILFVAGLLETGWAIGLKYTEGFSRLWPSVWTIAAMAASMVLLAYALKTLPIGTAYAVWTGIGAFGTAVLGIVLFGEPATAGRLASIGLIIAGIIGLKLVE; translated from the coding sequence ATGGCGTGGGTGATCCTGTTCGTTGCCGGACTGTTGGAGACCGGCTGGGCGATCGGACTCAAATATACCGAGGGCTTCTCGCGCCTGTGGCCGAGCGTCTGGACCATAGCCGCCATGGCCGCCAGCATGGTCCTGCTGGCCTACGCCCTGAAGACCCTGCCGATCGGCACCGCCTACGCGGTCTGGACAGGTATCGGTGCCTTCGGCACCGCGGTGCTCGGAATCGTGCTGTTCGGCGAGCCGGCGACCGCCGGACGGCTGGCCTCCATCGGGCTGATCATCGCCGGCATCATAGGGCTGAAGCTGGTCGAGTGA
- the mobB gene encoding molybdopterin-guanine dinucleotide biosynthesis protein B, which translates to MKIFGIAGWSGSGKTTLMVRLLPELNALGLRVSTMKHAHHAFDVDQPGKDSHSHRMAGASEVLITSANRWALMHENRGEPEPSIEELVRHMTPVDLLLIEGFKRSPHPKLEVFRRATGKPLLALEDSSVVAVACDGPVPEVTVPVLDLNQPAEIARFLMTHCSMGSRDNAAGTGS; encoded by the coding sequence ATGAAGATATTCGGCATCGCCGGCTGGAGCGGCAGCGGCAAGACAACGCTCATGGTCCGCCTCCTGCCCGAACTGAACGCCCTGGGCCTGCGCGTTTCCACCATGAAGCATGCCCATCATGCGTTCGACGTCGATCAGCCGGGCAAGGACTCCCACAGCCACCGCATGGCCGGAGCTTCCGAGGTGTTGATCACGTCGGCCAACCGCTGGGCCCTGATGCACGAGAATCGGGGGGAGCCGGAGCCTTCGATCGAGGAACTCGTCCGGCACATGACGCCGGTCGATCTTCTGCTTATCGAGGGCTTCAAGCGCTCGCCGCACCCCAAGCTGGAAGTGTTCCGCCGCGCCACCGGCAAGCCGCTGCTGGCGCTCGAGGATTCGTCGGTCGTCGCGGTCGCCTGCGACGGCCCCGTCCCCGAAGTGACCGTTCCCGTGCTCGATCTCAACCAGCCCGCGGAAATTGCCCGCTTCCTAATGACGCACTGCAGCATGGGGTCTCGCGATAACGCAGCCGGTACGGGTAGTTGA